From the Scomber scombrus chromosome 22, fScoSco1.1, whole genome shotgun sequence genome, the window AAACTCCATAGAGCTGCAGAGACGGCTGAGGCCCCCAAGAAGAAGATCCAGCGCTCGGTTTTCCCGAAGCCTTTCCCCATCCACGACCGACCCGACCCTCACATGTGCCAAGAATGCGGCAAAACCTTCACGCGCGCCTCGGACGTGACTCGTCACCAGCGGACCCACACGGGAGAGAGGCCGTACACCTGCAAGGAATGTAAAAAGGGCTTCAAGAACTCTTGGGATCTGACCAGACATCAGCGCATTCACACCGGAGAACGACCCTTCCTCTGTTCCCATTGTGGCAAGCGTTTCACTCAGATGGGTTTGCTCAAGCTGCATTTTGAACGAACCGCTTGCGGCCAGGCTTGCGATCCCCCACTTGACTTGACGACggaggtggtggtggcggcAGAAGACGCGGCAGAAGACGCGGCAGAAGTTGCGGCAGAGAAGGAGAGCAGTCAGTACAAATGCCAGAAGTGCGGAGAGAGCTTCAGTAGCATCCTGGAACGGCTGAGGCACCGGCAGAAGCACGTGGTGAGGCGTCAGTACAAATGCTCGCTGTGTGAGAAGATCTACAGCCGACCGTCAGACCTGAAGAGACACCAGATGAAACACACCGGGGAGCGTCCGTTTGCCTGCGAGTGCGGCAAAAGCTTCACACACGTGTGGCTCCTGAATAAGCACCAGCAGATCCACACCAAGGATCGTCCGTACCCCTGCGCTGAGTGCGGAAAGAGCTTCACGCAGCTCCAGATTCTTAACCGCCACCTGCTGACTCACGATGGCCAACGACCTTTCCAGTGCTCTTACTGCGAGAAGAGCTTCACCCAGATGGCTAGTCTCACGCGCCACGTAAGGACCCACACGGGCGAGAGGCCATACCTCTGCGCCACATGTGACAAGACGTTCCTCACGCACAGTGAACTGGTCAGGCACCAGCGCAGCCACAGCAACTTTCGTCCGTTCAGCTGCCCCCAGTGCCCCAAGAGCTTTAAAACCAAGCGTGCTCAAAGCGAacacctcaacacacacacaggagagcgTCCCTTCACGTGCGCCCGTTGCGGAAAGAGGTTCGCCAAGTCGACCTCGCTAGTACGGCACAACCTGACTCACACGGGGGAACGACCACACCAGTGCTCTCAGTGCGGGAAGACATTCCTCACCTCTGGAGAGCTCCTCCTCCACAGACGGATCCACACGGGGGAGAGGCCTTATCCCTGCTCCCACTGCGAGAGGAGGTTCAGGTGCTCCTCGGACCTCAACATGCACATCCGAACACACACCGGGGAGAAGCCGCACAGCTGCCTGTTTTGTAAAAAGAGCTTCTCCACGTCTACGAGGCTCaagagacacatgcacacacacatggagaagGGCCTGGTTCTTCAGTCATTTAGCCTTTGACCTGTCAGAGGCTAACAATGTGCTTTATTGTAGATAACTGGTGCTTTgacaatagaaataaaaactgtttaatcAGTTTAAGAGATCCTTTAATCCAAATAAGCTTGGTTGTGAACTTCCTTATACTATATAAGGGATACAATTGtactttattacatattttgt encodes:
- the LOC134004596 gene encoding zinc finger protein 345-like isoform X1; this encodes MVPDLLSPKQRGKLLLRLRAKMILESCRNVETANISSIQPHLERIRPLGYTGSGDAEVDAEETIFLELIQTLLKDPAEREHFYQEVFPTEYGLSYDTDMQLLVWEFLSKLEKLLPVPDLGQTVSWLTSAPSLKDCLEALSNPDDLRSLLQHHKCLEHLGTQGTTVEMSTQVFACSECPFFHMQESYLLQHIEHSHPEQYSKLHRAAETAEAPKKKIQRSVFPKPFPIHDRPDPHMCQECGKTFTRASDVTRHQRTHTGERPYTCKECKKGFKNSWDLTRHQRIHTGERPFLCSHCGKRFTQMGLLKLHFERTACGQACDPPLDLTTEVVVAAEDAAEDAAEVAAEKESSQYKCQKCGESFSSILERLRHRQKHVVRRQYKCSLCEKIYSRPSDLKRHQMKHTGERPFACECGKSFTHVWLLNKHQQIHTKDRPYPCAECGKSFTQLQILNRHLLTHDGQRPFQCSYCEKSFTQMASLTRHVRTHTGERPYLCATCDKTFLTHSELVRHQRSHSNFRPFSCPQCPKSFKTKRAQSEHLNTHTGERPFTCARCGKRFAKSTSLVRHNLTHTGERPHQCSQCGKTFLTSGELLLHRRIHTGERPYPCSHCERRFRCSSDLNMHIRTHTGEKPHSCLFCKKSFSTSTRLKRHMHTHMEKGLVLQSFSL
- the LOC134004596 gene encoding zinc finger protein 420-like isoform X2, producing the protein MCFTVVSHPYKNNLITIVEMRFCKFSQLTVVVLVSRRHKKEPRYQHQNPQPGTTVEMSTQVFACSECPFFHMQESYLLQHIEHSHPEQYSKLHRAAETAEAPKKKIQRSVFPKPFPIHDRPDPHMCQECGKTFTRASDVTRHQRTHTGERPYTCKECKKGFKNSWDLTRHQRIHTGERPFLCSHCGKRFTQMGLLKLHFERTACGQACDPPLDLTTEVVVAAEDAAEDAAEVAAEKESSQYKCQKCGESFSSILERLRHRQKHVVRRQYKCSLCEKIYSRPSDLKRHQMKHTGERPFACECGKSFTHVWLLNKHQQIHTKDRPYPCAECGKSFTQLQILNRHLLTHDGQRPFQCSYCEKSFTQMASLTRHVRTHTGERPYLCATCDKTFLTHSELVRHQRSHSNFRPFSCPQCPKSFKTKRAQSEHLNTHTGERPFTCARCGKRFAKSTSLVRHNLTHTGERPHQCSQCGKTFLTSGELLLHRRIHTGERPYPCSHCERRFRCSSDLNMHIRTHTGEKPHSCLFCKKSFSTSTRLKRHMHTHMEKGLVLQSFSL